The genomic DNA GAAACTGGCTGAAGCGTTGCTCCGCCTCGGCACGACGGCCCTCATCGAACAGCGCGACTCCGTCCGTCTGGAAGGCGGCGCCGGCGATCGCCGCCGCAAGACCGACGGTCTGGCGCGAACTTTCCTCCATGCGGGCGTGCTCGTCCATGATGCTGGACATGCGCGAAACCGCAACGATGATCAGGAATGCAATGATCAGGATCGGGATGGAGCGCTTGAGAACAGGCTCCGCGTTTGCCAGGCGGCGTGAAGCCGGCCCGGCAAAGATCTTCGCCTGCGAGATAAACTCCTGCTCCAGGCCGGTAACGCCTGGAAGCTTGAGTCGCAACCGCCCGTCGGCTGCGCTCGCTGGTCGCGCGTCCGCCATCTTTCCCAATTGTCTAAACCCTCTGATGATTCGGCGCGCCGCTCGCCCGAATCTGACTCAATGAATCACAGGGCGATTCGCCTTGTCCAGAGGCACTGGTAAAGATTTGTTAACCATTTCTTATCGTTGGAAAATAATAGGCCGGGCCACCTTGGTGGCCCGGCCCCAGGAAAATCAGGCGTTGGCGATGCTCAGGCCTTGAGCATGCGCTCGACGATGTCGCCGACATCGGCCGAAAGTTTCGACGCGCCGGCGATCTCTTTCAGCGCCTTGCGGGCATGCCCGGCACGTTTGTCCTCCAGCGAACGCCAGGAGCGCATGGAGGTCAGGATGCGGGCCGCAAGCTGCGGATTGCGCGGGTCGATGTCGAGGATCTGGCGCGCGAGGAACCGGTAGCCTTCGCCGTCGGCGCGGTTGAACCCGGTCGGGTTGGCGAAGGCATAGGTGCCTACCAGCGAGCGTACGCGGTTCGGATTGTTGCCGTTGAACAGTGGCTCGTTCATCAGCGCCTTGATGCGATCGAGCGTTCCAGCGCCCGGGATCGTCGCCTGCACGGCGAACCACTTGTCGATGACGAGCGCGTTGTCGGCGAAACGCTTGCGGAATGTTGCAAGCGCGTCTGTCGCCTCGGCCGAATCCGGGAAGCGGTGCGCCAGCAGCGCCAACGCATGGCTGAGATCGGTCATGTTGTTGGCGGCCGCAAAGGCCTTCGCGGCACGCTCGGGCCCTTCATCGGCCTGAACGAGGTAGGTGAGCGCGCTGTTGCGCAGTGCCCGCCTGCCGGCGCTTGCCGCATCCGGGCTGAACCCTCCGCTGGAGACGAGTTCGTCGGAGAGTTTGAGGAAGGTGTCGCGCCCGGCGGCCGCAACCGCTGTCAGGATCTGCTGGCGGGCCGCGTGGATCGCGTCCGGATCGTTGTTGGTGCCGATCTCGCGGGCGATATCGGATTCGCTCGGCAAGGCCAGCGCCTGCGAACGGAAGGCCGGCTCCAGGCTGTTGTCGGCGGCGGCCCGGATCAGGCCGTCGATCAGGGCCTTGTCCGAGGTGACCGGCTTGCCGGCGCGGACATTCGCCGTCGCCTCGACCAGATTGCCAAGCGCAATGGCATTGAGCGCCTGCCAGCGGGCGAAGAGGTCGCTTTCGTGATGCGCGATCAGCGCCAGATCGTCGGCATTCTGCTCGATATGCAGGTTGATCGGCGCGGAGAAGCTGCGGTTGAACGACGGAACCGGGCGCGAGGGGATGCCCGAGAAGACCACCGTCTGATTGCGCTCTGTCAGATGCAGGACATCGTCGGTCATGTCGGCGCCGGAAACGGCGGCAAGCGCGGCTTCGCTGCCGTCTTCGAGCAGCAGACCCATCTTCAGCGGAATGTGCATCGCTTCCTTGGCGCTCTGTCCGGGCGTCGGCGGCACGGTCTGTTCGAGCGACAGGGTGAAGGTCTGCTTGGTCGCGTCATAGGCGCCCGAAGCGGTGACCAGCGGCGTTCCGGCCTGGTGATACCAGAGCGCGAACTGGCGCAGATCCCGACCGCTTGCCGCCTCGAAGCAGGCGACGAAATCCTCGATCGTCACCGCCTGGCCGTCGTGCCGGTCGAAATAGAGATCCATACCCTTCTTGAACAGATCGCGGCCGAGGATGGTCGCGATCATGCGGGTGACTTCCGATCCCTTTTCGTAGACGGTCGTCGTGTAGAAGTTGTTGATTTCGCGGTATTTCGTCGGGCGCACCGGATGGGCGAGGGGACCTGCATCCTCCGGGAACTGTTCCGACTTCAGATGCCGCACTTCGGCGATGCGCTTGACCGCGCGCGAGCGCATGTCGGCGGAGAACTCGTGGTCGCGGTAGACCGTCAGGCCTTCCTTCAGGCAGAGCTGGAACCAGTCGCGGCAGGTGATGCGGTTGCCGGTCCAGTTGTGGAAGTATTCGTGCGCGATGATCGCCTCGATGTTGGCGTAGTCCGCATCGGTCGCCGTTTCCGGGTCCGCAAGCACGTATTTGTCGTTGAAGATGTTGAGGCCCTTGTTCTCCATGGCGCCCATGTTGAAGTCGGAGACGGCGACGATCATGAAGATGTCGAGGTCGTATTCGCGACCAAAGGCCTCTTCGTCCCACTTCATCGAGCGCTTGAGCGCATCCATGGCATAGGAGGCGCGAGGCTCCTTGCCGTGTTCGACATAGATCTTCAAGGCAACGTCGCGGCCGGACATCGTTGTGAACGTATCCTCGACCACGCCGAGGTCGCCGGCGACCAGCGCAAAGAGATAGCTCGGCTTCGGATGCGGATCGAACCAGGCGGCGAAGTGACGGCCGTCGCCCATGTCGGCGCCGCCGAGATAGTTGCCGTTCGAAAGCAGGAGGGGAGAGGACGCCTTGTCGGCGATGATGTTGACCGTGTAGACGGCAAGTACATCGGGACGATCGGGGAAATAGGTGATGCGGCGGAAGCCTTCGGCCTCGCACTGGGTGCTGTAGACGCCGTTGGTGCGGTAGAGCCCCATCAGCTGCGTATTGGTCTCGGGCGAAAGCAGGGTGGTGATGGTGATTTCGAACGGGGCGGTTTCGGGCAGGCCGCGGATCGTCAGCGTATCCTCGGCGACATCGTAGAGCGTCGTCGCAAGCTCTTCCTGGTCGAGCAGCAGGCCGGTCATGGTCAACTCGTCGCCATCAAGCACGAGCGGCGCGGCACTGTCGACACCTTCGCGGCGATGGAAGATCAGCCTGGCCTCGACCTTGGTCTCCTTCGGGTCGAGCTCGAAGGTCAGATCCACTCTCTCCAGAACGAAGTCGGTCGGCCGGTAGTCTTCCAGATGAATGATCTGGCCAGTATTTGTCCGCATGGTCAGTCCCGCTTGCACCGTTCTACTGGAGAATTTGTAGAGGGTGCCTGTGATGGTGAAAAGGCCAAGGGGCGAAAAGCTGGGCTGTGCCACACGATTGTGATGCCGGCGACCGCACTTCCGACAGAAAAGACATGGCGCCCGTTATTCTTCCCGCTCCCTTATCGGACCGATGTGTATCGAAGTGGGACTAACAAGACATGAATTGGAAAGGTTTTTTTCGGGGCAGCTAAAGAAAAGCCGGCCGCCCTACTGTCGAAGGTTAATCGATCAAGAAAAAACGTCATTCATCACGAAGTTTGATCCGACTTTCGAGAAAAGCGTCGCTAAGGTGGCCCGGTCCTGCAGCGGTGCTCTCCGCTGAAAAATCTCCAAACCAGCCCGCGTGCCAGCTGATCGCCGGTCAAGGCTGT from Ensifer adhaerens includes the following:
- the pepN gene encoding aminopeptidase N encodes the protein MRTNTGQIIHLEDYRPTDFVLERVDLTFELDPKETKVEARLIFHRREGVDSAAPLVLDGDELTMTGLLLDQEELATTLYDVAEDTLTIRGLPETAPFEITITTLLSPETNTQLMGLYRTNGVYSTQCEAEGFRRITYFPDRPDVLAVYTVNIIADKASSPLLLSNGNYLGGADMGDGRHFAAWFDPHPKPSYLFALVAGDLGVVEDTFTTMSGRDVALKIYVEHGKEPRASYAMDALKRSMKWDEEAFGREYDLDIFMIVAVSDFNMGAMENKGLNIFNDKYVLADPETATDADYANIEAIIAHEYFHNWTGNRITCRDWFQLCLKEGLTVYRDHEFSADMRSRAVKRIAEVRHLKSEQFPEDAGPLAHPVRPTKYREINNFYTTTVYEKGSEVTRMIATILGRDLFKKGMDLYFDRHDGQAVTIEDFVACFEAASGRDLRQFALWYHQAGTPLVTASGAYDATKQTFTLSLEQTVPPTPGQSAKEAMHIPLKMGLLLEDGSEAALAAVSGADMTDDVLHLTERNQTVVFSGIPSRPVPSFNRSFSAPINLHIEQNADDLALIAHHESDLFARWQALNAIALGNLVEATANVRAGKPVTSDKALIDGLIRAAADNSLEPAFRSQALALPSESDIAREIGTNNDPDAIHAARQQILTAVAAAGRDTFLKLSDELVSSGGFSPDAASAGRRALRNSALTYLVQADEGPERAAKAFAAANNMTDLSHALALLAHRFPDSAEATDALATFRKRFADNALVIDKWFAVQATIPGAGTLDRIKALMNEPLFNGNNPNRVRSLVGTYAFANPTGFNRADGEGYRFLARQILDIDPRNPQLAARILTSMRSWRSLEDKRAGHARKALKEIAGASKLSADVGDIVERMLKA